The region tttttttcttctttttccccTAAAGGCcaatatatactatatttagCTGATCGaacaaaattatgaataattcaTATTAGCAGGAATAAAAAGattatgatatttaaaaaaaaaaaagaagattatgATAATTCTGAATATCAAATATATTCTGTATCATGgtacattctttttttttttgaaaagaatgtATCATGATACATTCTAAATGAACAGCGTATACATTTCCCGCACATTACATATACATCTTGAACCTTGTTTTTCTGCAGCCCAAATACAAGTTTGAATTAGCTCAACTGTTATTATCCGAAATTCCTACATTAATTAGGATAAAAATAATCAAGTTAATCCAAGTAAACTATCATGAAATGATACAATGTCACATTATGAGAATAGTGTCCAGGTTAGAGTAATATTATtgacttaaaattttaaatttttcgttAATTTTGTTTATATGATAGAGAGAAATAAAAGAGATTAATGATATTCTCCTCTTAACATGATTTTTcctatagattttttttaaaaggtaaataaaaaaaataataaaagggtTATGTAGGGTTGGTATGCATTGCCCACACCAGCTATGCACACGTCCGTTGGGGGTGATTGGTGTGGTCGTCAACCAATTTAAAGTCtttttcctcattttttttgtctaaagCTACAAAAACTCAtttaaaaacaacaatcaatGTCATTGCTCTTAGAGATGTGCAATGGTCGGTTTAAGTGTTTAACAAATTTTAACATTACCGTACTATAtcaaaaaaactaaactaaCTAGCAATTTTTTGACTTAATAACCAATATTGTATATTTCTGCCTTTAAATGCCTATTGAATTCTCATTTGTTAAAATACCCATAATCAATTAATAACtgatttgaaaaacaaaatgaaataatcaaaactttttttaaactttataaccAATTAAAACCCACAAATTTCAATCAATTTGGTTATTGATCATCAGTTACTCATTCAGCTTTTTTGCTCAACCTAGCTGTGGGTACATTCTAAATGAACTTCATATACACTTttcatatattacatatatatcttATGATTGAATCTTACCTATATTAACTAGAAATTAACCATTGAAATAAAATGTGGACCAACTTTATAGCTAGAAGAGCTTAAAGTGCAAAATTGAAAGCCATTAACTTGAAAAAGTCTAACAGAAAACACACACTATACCTAGGTTTTCTTTGtgtaataaaattgtataaaaatTGTACTCTACATACAACCTTTCTATGAAGTAATCAATGGCCTAGATGCAGCCCACTATACTgccaaaataatattacaaaataactaaaaaaaatggccACAGAGAACATTGCAAATGGCCCAAAACCCCTAATTTATACagcagggaaaaaaaaaaccaaaaaacaaacaaacaaacaaacaaaataattacTGCAGAATTATGTTTGTGAAACTTCTGTTCTTGTAGCCATAGATGAGTACTTTTTCTGCAATTTAGCTTTTAACTGCCCAATCTTTGCATCTACTCTTGCAGTGAACCCAATCTTTGTCTTCTCTCTTGCCTTTGATCTTTCTCTTGTCCACATATGCTGATCTTCGATGTCTTTCCTGCAGTACTTGATTTCTTGAATGATGTGATGATCCATTGGGCTGAAAGCTCGTTGGAAAGATATGTGGGCGAGGTACGGGAGATTACACGTGATTGTTACCAAAAGCGTGGTGACCCAGTAAATCGGGGCAGGGGCGAGAGCCTCCACAAGGATTTGATAGGCGTTCCCGGAGATATTTGGCGAAACTGCACCATAGAATAGAAGAAATATGTACCACATGGCAATGCTTCCCCAGATAAGAATATGCTGTATCCATGTGAAATAGCTCATCGTTAGCGCGATCTGGCAGTTGACGGCCCAGATGACACAAGTGAACATAACGGTCCCGACAGCAGTCAGGTCAGCAGTCTGTCCTCCGGCTCGGAAGGCTTGATCGTAGAAGATAATGAGGTTGAGGAAGAAGATAATGAGGGAGGTGTACAGACCGTTTCCCATCCACCCAAATATTCTATTCCAATCAAAGAACAAATTTTTGGGTCCTTGCTGATAAAGTGCTGGAAACTGCAGATTGCATTTGGGGTTTGAACGAGTAAAGAAGCAGTGCGGGTTTATATAGATAGAAGATCTGATGTAAAAGAAATGGTGCACAGAGGACTAACCTGTAAGCAGATTTCGGAAGACACATCCTGCTCGAAGACTCCAAGTGAAATAACGGGCAATGATGTGAGAACCACATTGAATAGTAACATATACAGATCATCATAGACAGACTGCCCAGAAAAGCCAGTAAACGCTTCATAGTAAAAGAGTGTGAGGCCAAATGCGATATTCTTGTAGAAAAAATAGCATATCTGAACAAAACATTGAAATTGAAGTTAGGACATGTACAAGActgaaaataaagataaatgaAGACCGTATGTATAAATGTGGCTAAAAGCTTCTTAATAATAACCCTTTTTCTTTTCACTGAATGAAATGAAGTCACCAGAAGAAGCCAATTCATTACCATCTGAGCAATTCGTTTGTAGCACCAGTGACCATGTACAACAAGAAGTCTCTCCAGAAAACGGAACTGTGCAATAGCAAAGTCACTAGCCATCACCGCCtgcaataaaatcaaaattatataaaaccCTTAAAAAGCACACACGAGGCCAATAAATTCTAGCCAGTGGGTACACACATACATGTGTGCATGTGTGTAGTCAGGTTTTAGTACAGAATATTTGACAATCTCagatattatagtattccagtGAAACCCTTTTCTATCTCGGGAGAACCGTGTGGTTCAGATTTAATAGTATAGCAAAATCTTTGATGAAAGACTCCAGACCACCACAGCTACTAACAAATTACAGTATTAAATTTCAAATAGGCAAGGTTTGCTCAAGCTCAAGTATACTTGCAAAAGTCCATGCTTTAAGCATTTCTAAATTATTAGATACTTTGTGCTCACATCACATCTTCCTAAAATCgtgcaataattttttttagatgcaCAGTTTAAAGCAATCCCATTAGAATGCATTCCTGACCTGCATTCCTTCTGCACCACTGATTCCAACACCGATGTCAGCTTCCTGAATCATTCCAACATCATTTGCACCATCCCCAATTGCCAATGTGGTTTTTCCAGTCCCCTGTTTTACTAACCTCGTCACCTGTGAAACCAAAGAATAATATATGGACAGAGACTATTAATCAGAGCTTTCTGACCATTTAAAAAcgtaatcaaaattaaaataaaaaataaaaattgaagacATCTTACCAGAGCCTTCTGCTTAGGAGATACACGACAGCAAATAACAGATGCACAGCCAACAGCTAACTCCAAAAATTGGTGCTTCATATCGTTCTCCAAAGCATACGCCAGAGTTTTTCCATCAATAATCAATGCAAATGCGGCAAGTGGGTCTTTTTCAAGTTTGATCATTTGAGAGGCATTTGTGATTTGCATCAAAATACTCTCTTTGACAGCCTGAGGAATAATCAACAGCGATCAAGAACCATACAAGTTTTCTAGAGTCCTGAAGagtcttaattaattagtttacaAAAGTCTACCTCATTGGTGTCATTAGCTGCTGCATCTGTGTTTGCTGATATACAGATTTGCCTCATCCCCTGTCGAAGCAAACTACAAGCAAATCtgcataaaacaaaatttgagTAGATTACTTGGAATCCAATGACAGAAAACTATGCAGTATGGAATCTCTTTCTGGTAGCCACAGACCCACCCTATATTGATGGCAGTTTCCATCTTATCACCAGTCAGAACCCATATCTTTAAACCAGCTTGTGCTAGTTTGTCTATGCACTGAGGAACCTGGCATGAATAACCAAATTTCTAAGTCAGAAAGGAAACTAGGTCCAAGTTGATAAACCACAAGTGAAAAACATACTCCTTTCTGCAGTTTATCCTCTACAGCAGTAGCACCAACAAGAATCAGATCCCTTTCCATCATATCAGATAACCGTTCAAGCATTCCTTCCCTATCACTTCCTAACGAAGTTTTAGCTCTGGTAAACTCTTCATTCCAAGCAGAGTATTCAGCCTCATCAAGCTTTCTGTACGCAAGTGCAAGTGTACGCAACCCAGCTTCCCCATATTCATTCAAATGCTTTGCTGTAGCTTCCTGAAACATTCTCCCATTTTTCGCTAATCTATCAAAGATGATGCTGTAAAAAAGATGTAAATAGCAGAGTCAAATTCATGATTGGAAAAAATAGCTAGAAGctaatctcaaaaaaaaaatttaaaaattacacgAGATAAAGATGccccccccccacccacccCACCCACTCCACTTCACCCCTATCATGGAGGTGGAGAGAAGGGGAGGGGGTTGGGGGAACTAGAGAGATGGAACAAGTAAAGAGTGAGAGAAAAGCATGTTGGCATTTAGATGCAGGAGAAGTATATTTTCCTGTGAATTGATACATTTCTACAGCATTATAAAGGATGTTAAAAACAGACCTGTCTGCTCCTTTGCATAAGAGTAAAATCTGTCCATCCTCATCCTGAACAATAGCAGACATTCTCTTCCTCTTGCTTGTGAAGTCCAACAGATTGAGAAGTTTGACTTCCCTAGAGTTTtggggaaaaaataaaattaaaataagataccctattcaaaacataattaatacagGAGGTAATGCAAGCCACTCCCTTAATGATAGTCTCACCTTTCAATGGGTTTTAGATAAGAAGGATATCTCTCACGAACAGCTATGCTTGACTGAGTTCTTTTACAAAACTCAAAGCCAAATTCTCTAGCTGCAATGAGAAATGCAGCTTCATCTGGTGACTCTGCTTCATAATTGAAGCTACCAGTCTCCTCATGTAGTTCAGGTATTGCTGTGTGACAGATTGACAGTATCCTGAAGAATAACAAAATGAAATCTGCATTTGGCTCATTTAACCAATTTCCATTCATGAGTCGGCTATCCTGGAAGCTAAATCCCTTTATTGCAGGTTTTTGGTCATTTTCATCTTTACCAGAAGTAGGTGTCTCTAACTCAATTTCTGATGCACCAAAACCATTTCCATTAGATTTTCTTTCAGGGTCCATCTCATCAAATTCCATGGCCATTTGCTTGGCAGCTGCAAGTTCAACATCACTAGCACGCTTTCCATATGCAGTACCAGCAATTGAGCATTTGAGAAAATCCATTTGGTTGCATGTCAAAGTACCGGTTTTGTCAGAGAGGATTGTGTCAACCTGCCCCAACTCCTCATTTAAATTTGACGTTCTTGCTTGAGCAGGAGTTCCAGACTCTTCATCATACATATGAATGTCCCGATGAATGAACAGAGCTTGTAGCACCTTGACAATTTCAATGGAGACATAGAGGGAAATGGGTATTAAGTATCCATATAATATAAGGGCAGTGACAAGATGGAAAATGCCGGACAATGCAGGTCTGGATGTATTGTAAAAAACATTCTCTTTGTCCTCAGGATGTAAATACCACCAGTCTGGCATCTGGAACTTCGCCTTCACAGCAAACCCCACTGAGCTAACTAAGGAGATCAACAGAAGGAGAGTAAAAAggatataaataattttgtccaTTTGCACTTCTATCTTACTCCTTTTTGAGGGAGACTTTGTAGAGTTCTGCATAACTTTGCTGTCATGACCACTGAATATCACCACTCCATATACATAAGTTGTATTCCTAAGCTTTGAATCTCTGAGGAGAATCTGACTAGGGTCAAGGGGATAGGTTTGACGGTCATATTCAAGGTTACCCTCAAAAGTGTAAAGATTGGGATTGGGATCTTCACATTTTATGGTTGCTCTGAAGTCTTTGAAAGACTCATCATCTTCCAAGGGTAAGGTAACCTCCAAAGCTCTTTTGACCTTCAAGTTGGTCTCTCCATCTAAGTTCATTGTTTCCACATAACAGATCCCATCTTCATAACTAGATGATAAAAGAAGTAAATCTGCTGGAAAAAATTGATCCTTTTCCACTTTCACAATGTCTCCAACCCGAATCTTCATCCATGGTCGAGGCCGAAAAATGCCATCCATTTTGTGGACACTAGCTTTCCGGAGATTGACCTTCATATCCTGGATGAACCGCCGCCAGTCTTCCAAGGCTTCCTTGGCCATACTCAAGCCAACAACAAAGATTAAAGGAGCTATCATACTAAGAGCTGAGAATGGTGAAACTGGCGTGAGTGAAAGGATTGCTGCCAGAAGAAAGTACAAGTTGGCAACACGCCTGAATTGCTCAAAGATAGCCTTAGGTAGGAACGTTAAGACATTGTACTTGGTGgttgatatataatttgaacAGTACTTGAGAGGCTTCACTTCATGAAGTTTGGGTTGGTTGCAACGGACTACCCGTGAATAACCCGGGCCTAATGGATGAGGCCCCTCTTCTTCAGCAGCTTGTGGCCGGAGACATGAAAATGTGTACAAATTGCTCCTGCTAATCTTTGCCCTTATTTTTCCTCCAGCCATTTTCACTTACTCCCTTGGATGATGAGCTCAAATCAATGGTAGCACCACATGACTCAATCAAGGGAGGGTATACTAGCCTGCTCACTGGAAACTGAAGGGCAGCACATAATAAAGCATCATTATTTAAACTATCTATCTTTGAAATTCAAATGATTTGAGTGAAAGCTATGATAGGAGAATAATAAAATCTAATATAACAAACCAAACACAAGTACACAACAATGAATATGCACAAAAAAAAGACCCCAAAAAAATGGAAACATCATTTCATATTCAGAAATCAGAACCTATGTCCTGCAACAACTACGCAGTACCAACTTCAAGAATCAAGTTCTGGAATAAAATCTGAGTTCAATAAAATCTACATATTAAATTGAACTATAAGCCCTCAAAATTACACAATTGCATTGACCCAGGAAATGAAGTAGCAAAAGAAAAgcccaaacaaaaaaaagggaaaTCACATTGCATTGTCAGCTCAAATTGAAGTCAATAATCTTCTTTCTACTCAATCACACGCTTATACGCATATGAatatgaagaaaagaaatcaaatcAACAGCACACCCCTTGAAACAAGGTTTTCAGTGAAAAGATTTAAGCTTCCCGAGAAAATACAAACGCAAAAAATGGGGAGAATACCTGAATTCAAAAAGGGTAGGTGAATTCTAGGAACAGGCCCAGATAGAAAAGCAATGCGAGGGAAGAGGTAGAGCTGCAGAGTTGCAGAGATCGCAAGTGtggaaagagaaagaaaaagaagctctagagagagagagagagagagagaagggaagCTTTGGCTAAGCAATTGAAAACTGGGCTTCTTTTCTGGTCCAAAGCCGTACTATTTTTTGTCAGTATTTTTAACTCTGAAGTCTGCTCTACTCCGTAAATACCGAATTTAAGGGAAAATCAATTTTCTtggaaaaattaatataaaaaaatataataatcacTTTGCGTAAGTATGGGGTTTAAGAAGGTTAGCATTTTTGAATAATTACATTTGGGTCCATAAGGTTTCTCATCAGTGTACATTgaccttttattttttatttccatttttatGTTTGGATCTCATCTCTTATGAACTTTTATTATGCTTGCAATGTGAATTAAACTCCAAATAGTTGTACAATGGACCACAGCAccgtttcttttaataaaaataaatgacatATATTACGTTTTGCGACGTGTATAATTTTTTAGTAatgttgtaataaaattatattgtgataaaataaaattaaataacatgtctcacatattgagtatatattatcaaataaaattgaataatgtTATTTGTGACCTTATTACatgttgtttttaatattttgagttGATTAAATATGTTAAAACTTATACACAGTAATACTTAAGTAATAACATCGTTGACATTTTAGATCTACATTATGCATAATAGTATCTCAACTCCATGGATCCAATAATAGTATTAATGAGTAATGATTCGGCACAACCTCAGCTAAGATTGTTTGaatgatttacttcattgtAGTCATTTATTTACCGACTAGAGTTATAAGGCACGATTATATTTTCACATAGTGATTGTCAATTTTCCTTTTAACCAAAAATAATGTCAAGGGTTCAGgtttaattaataaagaaaataggGGCTCAAATGGTTATGTTGAAAACTTTTGATGTTTcaagtaaaaattattttcaaaagcGTTATGATAAATGATAATATCGATAAAACTTTAAAACGGGCTACGTGCCTACACGTGTCCTCTGCTTAAAATTTAaggatttataataattaataaaaatattgggGTGCAGCgatgcaaagaaaaaaaaaataaacatgaaaGTACAAGTCGCCGGCCGTcgaaggctttttttttttttttttttttNNNNNNNNNNNNNNNNNNNNNNNNNNNNNNNNNNNNNNNNNNNNNNNNNNNNNNNNNNNNNNNNNNNNNNNNNNNNNNNNNNNNNNNNNNNNNNNNNNNNNNNNNNNNNNNNNNNNNNNNNNNNNNNNNNNNNNNNNNNNNNNNNNNNNNNNNNNNNNNNNNNNNNNNNNNNNNNNNNNNNNNNNNNNNNNNNNNNNNNNNNNNNNNNNNNNNNNNNNNNNNNNNNNNNNNNNNNNNNNNNNNNNNNNNNNNNNNNNNNNNNNNNNNNNNNNNNNNNNNNNNNNNNNNNNNNNNNNNNNNNNNNNNNNNNNNNNNNNNNNNNNNNNNNNNNNNNNNNNNNNNNNNNNNNNNNNNNNNNNNNNNNNNNNNNNNNNNNNNNNNNNNNNNNNNNNNNNNNNNNNNNNNNNNNNNNNNNNNNNNNNNNNNNNNNNNNNNNNNNNNNNNNNNNNNNNNNNNNNNNNNNNNNNNNNNNNNNNNNNNNNNNNNNNNNNNNNNNNNNNNNNNNNNNNNNNNNNNNNNNNNNNNNNNNNNNNNNNNNNNNNNNNNNNNNNNNNNNNNNNNNNNNNNNNNNNNNNNNNNNNNNNNNNNNNNNNNNNNNNNNNNNNNNNNNNNNNNNNNNNNNNNNNNNNNNNNNNNNNNNNNNNNNNNNNNNNNNNNNNNNNNNNNNNNNNNNNNNNNNNNNNNNNNNNNNNNNNNNNNNNNNNNNNNNNNNNNNNNNNNNNNNNNNNNNNNNNNNNNNNNNNNNNNNNNNNNNNNNNNNNNNNNNNNNNNNNNNNNNNNNNNNNNNNNNNNNNNNNNNNNNNNNNNNNNNNNNNNNNNNNNNNNNNNNNNNNNNNNNNNNNNNNNNNNNNNNNNNNNNNNNNNNNNNNNNNNNNNNNNNNNNNNNNNNNNNNNNNNNNNNNNNNNNNNNNNNNNNNNNNNNNNNNNNNNNNNNNNNNNNNNNNNNNNNNNNNNNNNNNNNNNNNNNNNNNNNNNNNNNNNNNNNNNNNNNNNNNNNNNNNNNNNNNNNNNNNNNNNNNNNNNNNNNNNNNNNNNNNNNNNNNNNNNNNNNNNNNNNNNNNNNNNNNNNNNNNNNNNNNNNNNNNNNNNNNNNNNNNNNNNNNNNNNNNNNNNNNNNNNNNNNNNNNNNNNNNNNNNNNNNNNNNNNNNNNNNNNNNNNNNNNNNNNNNNNNNNNNNNNNNNNNNNNNNNNNNNNNNNNNNNNNNNNNNNNNNNNNNNNNNNNNNNNNNNNNNNNNNNNNNNNNNNNNNNNNNNNNNNNNNNNNNNNNNNNNNNNNNNNNNNNNNNNNNNNNNNNNNNNNNNNNNNNNNNNNNNNNNNNNNNNNNNNNNNNNNNNNNNNNNNNNNNNNNNNNNNNNNNNNNNNNNNNNNNNNNNNNNNNNNNNNNNNNNNNNNNNNNNNNNNNNNNNNNNNNNNNNNNNNNNNNNNNNNNNNNNNNNNNNNNNNNNNNNNNNNNNNNNNNNNNNNNNNNNNNNNNNNNNNNNNNNNNNNNNNNNNNNNNNNNNNNNNNNNNNNNNNNNNNNNNNNNNNNNNNNNNNNNNNNNNNNNNNNNNNNNNNNNNNNNNNNNNNNNNNNNNNNNNNNNNNNNNNNNNNNNNNNNNNNNNNNNNNNNNNNNNNNNNNNNNNNNNNNNNNNNNNNNNNNNNNNNNNNNNNNNNNNNNNNNNNNNNNNNNNNNNNNNNNNNNNNNNNNNNNNNNNNNNNNNNNNNNNNNNNNNNNNNNNNNNNNNNNNNNNNNNNNNNNNNNNNNNNNNNNNNNNNNNNNNNNNNNNNNNNNNNNNNNNNNNNNNNNNNNNNNNNNNNNNNNNNNNNNNNNNNNNNNNNNNNNNNNNNNNNNNNNNNNNNNNNNNNNNNNNNNNNNNNNNNNNNNNNNNNNNNNNNNNNNNNNNNNNNNNNNNNNNNNNNNNNNNNNNNNNNNNNNNNNNNNNNNNNNNNNNNNNNNNNNNNNNNNNNNNNNNNNNNNNNNNNNNNNNNNNNNNNNNNNNNNNNNNNNNNNNNNNNNNNNNNNNNNNNNNNNNNNNNNNNNNNNNNNNNNNNNNNNNNNNNNNNNNNNNNNNNNNNNNNNNNNNNNNNNNNNNNNNNNNNNNNNNNNNNNNNNNNNNNNNNNNNNNNNNNNNNNNNNNNNNNNNNNNNNNNNNNNNNNNNNNNNNNNNNNNNNNNNNNNNNNNNNNNNNNNNNNNNNNNNNNNNNNNNNNNNNNNNNNNNNNNNNNNNNNNNNNNNNNNNNNNNNNNNNNNNNNNNNNNNNNNNNNNNNNNNNNNNNNNNNNNNNNNNNNNNNNNNNNNNNNNNNNNNNNNNNNNNNNNNNNNNNNNNNNNNNNNNNNNNNNNNNNNNNNNNNNNNNNNNNNNNNNNNNNNNNNNNNNNNNNNNNNNNNNNNNNNNNNNNNNNNNNNNNNNNNNNNNNNNNNNNNNNNNNNNNNNNNNNNNNNNNNNNNNNNNNNNNNNNNNNNNNNNNNNNNNNNNNNNNNNNNNNNNNNNNNNNNNNNNNNNNNNNNNNNNNNNNNNNNNNNNNNNNNNNNNNNNNNNNNNNNNNNNNNNNNNNNNNNNNNNNNNNNNNNNNNNNNNNNNNNNNNNNNNNNNNNNNNNNNNNNNNNNNNNNNNNNNNNNNNNNNNNNNNNNNNNNNNNNNNNNNNNNNNNNNNNNNNNNNNNNNNNNNNNNNNNNNNNNNNNNNNNNNNNNNNNNNNNNNNNNNNNNNNNNNNNNNNNNNNNNNNNNNNNNNNNNNNNNNNNNNNNNNNNNNNNNNNNNNNNNNNNNNNNNNNNNNNNNNNNNNNNNNNNNNNNNNNNNNNN is a window of Ipomoea triloba cultivar NCNSP0323 chromosome 11, ASM357664v1 DNA encoding:
- the LOC115996597 gene encoding probable phospholipid-transporting ATPase 4 produces the protein MAGGKIRAKISRSNLYTFSCLRPQAAEEEGPHPLGPGYSRVVRCNQPKLHEVKPLKYCSNYISTTKYNVLTFLPKAIFEQFRRVANLYFLLAAILSLTPVSPFSALSMIAPLIFVVGLSMAKEALEDWRRFIQDMKVNLRKASVHKMDGIFRPRPWMKIRVGDIVKVEKDQFFPADLLLLSSSYEDGICYVETMNLDGETNLKVKRALEVTLPLEDDESFKDFRATIKCEDPNPNLYTFEGNLEYDRQTYPLDPSQILLRDSKLRNTTYVYGVVIFSGHDSKVMQNSTKSPSKRSKIEVQMDKIIYILFTLLLLISLVSSVGFAVKAKFQMPDWWYLHPEDKENVFYNTSRPALSGIFHLVTALILYGYLIPISLYVSIEIVKVLQALFIHRDIHMYDEESGTPAQARTSNLNEELGQVDTILSDKTGTLTCNQMDFLKCSIAGTAYGKRASDVELAAAKQMAMEFDEMDPERKSNGNGFGASEIELETPTSGKDENDQKPAIKGFSFQDSRLMNGNWLNEPNADFILLFFRILSICHTAIPELHEETGSFNYEAESPDEAAFLIAAREFGFEFCKRTQSSIAVRERYPSYLKPIEREVKLLNLLDFTSKRKRMSAIVQDEDGQILLLCKGADSIIFDRLAKNGRMFQEATAKHLNEYGEAGLRTLALAYRKLDEAEYSAWNEEFTRAKTSLGSDREGMLERLSDMMERDLILVGATAVEDKLQKGVPQCIDKLAQAGLKIWVLTGDKMETAINIGFACSLLRQGMRQICISANTDAAANDTNEAVKESILMQITNASQMIKLEKDPLAAFALIIDGKTLAYALENDMKHQFLELAVGCASVICCRVSPKQKALVTRLVKQGTGKTTLAIGDGANDVGMIQEADIGVGISGAEGMQAVMASDFAIAQFRFLERLLVVHGHWCYKRIAQMICYFFYKNIAFGLTLFYYEAFTGFSGQSVYDDLYMLLFNVVLTSLPVISLGVFEQDVSSEICLQFPALYQQGPKNLFFDWNRIFGWMGNGLYTSLIIFFLNLIIFYDQAFRAGGQTADLTAVGTVMFTCVIWAVNCQIALTMSYFTWIQHILIWGSIAMWYIFLLFYGAVSPNISGNAYQILVEALAPAPIYWVTTLLVTITCNLPYLAHISFQRAFSPMDHHIIQEIKYCRKDIEDQHMWTRERSKAREKTKIGFTARVDAKIGQLKAKLQKKYSSMATRTEVSQT